In Halorubrum sp. PV6, a single window of DNA contains:
- a CDS encoding phenylalanine--tRNA ligase subunit alpha: protein MRLPERQLAVLEAASATDERTIDEIAAETGLKPETVTGAAFDLRDEGLLSVDERAAETLALTDEGRGYVDDDLPETRLYRAGVGLDADDAPVSMGRVIGEAALDGPEVDIALSNFARKGFGSIDSGELAVASDADPDSDPEAAALAALAAGDDPAADDATLDQLASRGLVDRGESLTRSVTLTDDGVDALMLGVEATETVSELTPELLASGEWRDVEFSEYNVEADAPTTQGGRKHVLRRTADRVKDVLVGMGFQEMEGPHADSDFWINDCLFMPQDHPARTHWDRFALDVDPMEDIPDELIRRVESAHRDGWGDDGDGYHSPWSEEFAREVALRGHTTSLSMRYLSGIAGAELEPPQRYFSVEKVYRNDTLDPTHLLEFFQIEGWVMAEDLSVRDLMGTFEEFYRQFGITDIRFKPHYNPYTEPSFELFGEHPETGEEIEIGNSGVFREEVTGPLGVDCDVMAWGLALERLAMLTTGAEDIRDLHGTLADIEFLRDAEVSY from the coding sequence ATGCGACTCCCGGAACGACAGCTCGCGGTCCTCGAAGCCGCGAGCGCGACGGACGAACGGACGATAGACGAGATCGCGGCGGAGACGGGGCTGAAGCCGGAGACGGTCACCGGCGCCGCCTTCGACCTCCGCGACGAGGGGCTGCTCTCCGTCGACGAACGGGCCGCCGAGACCCTCGCTCTCACCGACGAGGGGCGGGGCTACGTCGACGACGACCTCCCCGAGACGCGGCTCTACCGCGCGGGCGTCGGGCTCGACGCCGACGACGCTCCCGTCTCGATGGGCCGAGTCATCGGCGAGGCCGCCCTCGACGGCCCCGAGGTCGACATCGCGCTCTCGAACTTCGCCCGGAAGGGCTTCGGCTCGATCGACTCGGGCGAACTGGCGGTCGCGTCCGACGCGGATCCAGACAGCGACCCCGAGGCGGCCGCGCTCGCGGCGCTCGCCGCCGGCGACGACCCGGCGGCCGACGACGCCACGCTCGATCAGCTCGCCTCCCGCGGGCTCGTCGACCGCGGCGAGTCGCTCACCCGGTCGGTGACGCTCACCGACGACGGCGTCGACGCGCTGATGCTCGGCGTCGAGGCGACGGAGACGGTCTCGGAGCTCACGCCGGAACTGCTCGCCAGCGGCGAGTGGCGCGACGTGGAGTTCTCCGAGTACAACGTCGAGGCCGACGCGCCCACGACACAGGGCGGCCGGAAACACGTCCTCCGCCGGACGGCCGACCGCGTGAAGGACGTGCTCGTCGGGATGGGCTTTCAGGAGATGGAGGGCCCGCACGCCGACAGCGACTTCTGGATCAACGACTGTCTGTTCATGCCGCAGGACCACCCGGCACGGACCCACTGGGACCGGTTCGCGCTGGATGTCGACCCGATGGAGGACATCCCGGACGAGCTGATCCGGCGGGTCGAGTCGGCGCACCGCGACGGCTGGGGCGACGACGGTGACGGCTACCACTCGCCGTGGTCCGAGGAGTTCGCCCGCGAGGTCGCCCTCCGCGGCCACACCACCTCGCTGTCGATGCGGTACCTCTCCGGTATCGCCGGCGCGGAACTCGAACCCCCGCAGCGCTACTTCTCCGTCGAGAAGGTGTATCGCAACGACACGTTGGACCCGACCCACCTCCTGGAGTTCTTCCAGATCGAGGGGTGGGTGATGGCCGAGGACCTGTCGGTACGCGACCTGATGGGCACCTTCGAGGAGTTCTACCGGCAGTTCGGCATCACGGACATTCGATTCAAACCGCACTACAACCCCTACACCGAGCCCTCCTTCGAGCTGTTCGGCGAACACCCGGAGACGGGCGAAGAGATCGAGATCGGGAACTCGGGTGTCTTCCGCGAGGAGGTCACCGGCCCGCTCGGCGTCGACTGCGACGTGATGGCGTGGGGGCTCGCCTTAGAGCGACTCGCGATGCTCACCACCGGCGCGGAGGATATCCGCGACCTCCACGGGACCTTGGCCGACATCGAGTTCCTGCGAGACGCGGAGGTGAGCTACTGA
- a CDS encoding HalOD1 output domain-containing protein, with product MSSATFGPNEEMPGARAVRVTHGGDERLPSRAVVEAIAELAGVDPDELADETGIVLYDYVDPDALNAMVGTRPDSGVDISLTVGDYAVSVDEMAAVARPE from the coding sequence ATGAGCAGCGCGACGTTCGGGCCGAACGAGGAAATGCCGGGTGCGAGAGCAGTTCGCGTCACGCACGGTGGAGACGAGCGATTACCGAGCCGCGCCGTCGTCGAGGCGATCGCCGAACTCGCCGGGGTCGACCCCGACGAACTCGCCGACGAGACCGGGATCGTCCTCTACGACTACGTCGATCCGGACGCGCTGAACGCGATGGTCGGGACGCGCCCCGACTCCGGCGTCGACATCTCGCTGACGGTCGGCGACTACGCGGTCTCCGTCGACGAGATGGCCGCCGTCGCTCGGCCCGAGTAA
- a CDS encoding peptidase: MLTAALLVGVAVLTFLTVEIGPLYAADRSRERRDPSDAERRRLDALRERAGLDVDRVAIARRDDADREREDTSVEDVGRIEVAVRGPPRRRVLFLSPAVLDDLDEETALGLLAAEAGRVETYYGEFRALAVAAVVGVLAAIVTATVPFDAGFASLVAVGLAAFWAGRRVQYAADARAGDAVGADLVADAFERAAAARGVEPATGDWSTWFEVQPPLGDRIAALRARSESAGE, from the coding sequence ATGCTTACGGCCGCTCTGCTCGTCGGCGTCGCCGTGTTGACGTTCCTGACCGTCGAGATCGGGCCGCTGTACGCGGCCGACCGGTCTCGCGAGCGTCGCGACCCGAGCGACGCCGAACGGCGTCGGCTCGACGCCCTCCGCGAGCGGGCCGGTCTCGACGTTGACCGGGTCGCGATCGCGCGCCGCGACGACGCGGACCGCGAGCGAGAGGACACTTCTGTCGAGGATGTCGGTCGCATCGAGGTGGCGGTTCGCGGCCCGCCTCGAAGGCGGGTGTTGTTCCTCTCGCCGGCCGTCCTCGACGACCTCGACGAGGAGACCGCGCTCGGGCTGCTCGCGGCCGAGGCCGGTCGCGTCGAGACGTACTACGGCGAGTTCCGTGCGCTCGCGGTCGCGGCCGTCGTCGGCGTGCTGGCGGCGATCGTCACGGCGACCGTCCCGTTCGACGCCGGATTCGCGTCGCTCGTCGCGGTCGGGCTCGCGGCCTTTTGGGCGGGGCGGCGGGTACAGTACGCGGCCGACGCTCGCGCCGGGGACGCCGTCGGCGCGGATCTGGTCGCCGACGCCTTCGAGCGCGCGGCGGCGGCTCGCGGCGTCGAGCCCGCCACCGGCGACTGGTCGACGTGGTTCGAGGTTCAGCCGCCGCTCGGCGATCGGATCGCGGCGCTGCGGGCTCGAAGCGAGTCCGCGGGAGAATAG
- a CDS encoding aminopeptidase, producing the protein MDERVREHAELLVDWSARVEPGDDVVVSVAEDAHELGVAVAEALGERGATVTPLYGSAELSRAYLKGAEAADGEDGPEFDDDPAVDRAIFDAADVYLRIGGGRNTTATADVSSETRQAYAKARQPVREARMDTDWVSTVHPTRSLAQQAGMAYEEYREFVYDAVLRDWEALADEMARMKTVLDEGDEVRIVTERDDAPDTDVRMSIAGRTAVNSAASVAYDSHNLPSGEVFTAPYDTEGTAFFDVPMTIDATRVRDVRLVFEGGEVVDFAAGAGEDALASVLDTDPGARRLGELGIGMNRGIDRFTDSILFDEKMGDTVHLAVGRAYDACLPDGESGNDSAVHVDMITDVQRDSRLEVDGEVVQRNGVFRWEEGFEA; encoded by the coding sequence ATGGACGAACGCGTACGCGAACACGCCGAACTGCTCGTCGATTGGAGCGCGCGGGTCGAACCCGGAGACGACGTCGTCGTAAGCGTCGCCGAGGACGCCCACGAGCTGGGCGTCGCGGTCGCCGAGGCGCTCGGCGAGCGCGGCGCGACCGTGACGCCGCTGTACGGGTCGGCCGAGCTCTCGCGAGCGTATTTAAAAGGCGCCGAGGCCGCGGACGGCGAGGACGGCCCCGAGTTCGACGACGACCCGGCCGTCGACCGCGCAATCTTCGACGCCGCCGACGTCTACCTCCGGATCGGCGGCGGGCGCAACACCACCGCGACCGCGGACGTGTCGAGCGAGACCCGGCAGGCGTACGCGAAGGCGAGACAGCCCGTCCGCGAGGCCCGGATGGACACCGACTGGGTGTCGACGGTCCACCCCACGCGCTCGCTCGCCCAGCAGGCGGGGATGGCCTACGAGGAGTACCGGGAGTTCGTCTACGACGCGGTCCTCCGCGACTGGGAGGCGCTCGCCGACGAGATGGCGCGGATGAAGACGGTCCTCGACGAGGGCGACGAGGTCCGGATCGTCACCGAACGCGACGACGCCCCCGACACCGACGTTCGGATGTCGATCGCGGGTCGCACCGCGGTCAACTCCGCCGCGTCGGTCGCGTACGACTCGCACAACCTGCCCTCCGGCGAGGTGTTCACCGCCCCCTACGACACCGAGGGAACGGCGTTTTTCGACGTGCCGATGACGATCGACGCGACTCGGGTCCGAGACGTCCGCCTCGTCTTCGAGGGCGGCGAGGTCGTCGATTTCGCCGCCGGCGCCGGCGAGGACGCGCTCGCGAGCGTCCTCGACACCGACCCCGGCGCGCGACGGCTCGGCGAACTCGGCATCGGGATGAACCGCGGCATCGATCGGTTCACCGACTCGATCCTCTTCGACGAGAAGATGGGCGACACGGTTCACCTCGCGGTGGGGCGCGCCTACGACGCCTGCCTCCCGGACGGCGAGTCCGGCAACGACAGCGCGGTCCACGTCGACATGATAACCGACGTGCAACGCGACTCGCGGCTGGAGGTCGACGGCGAAGTCGTCCAGCGAAACGGCGTCTTCCGGTGGGAGGAGGGGTTCGAGGCGTAA
- the thsA gene encoding thermosome subunit alpha, with amino-acid sequence MIVLSEESQRTSGKDAQNMNITAGKAVAESVRTTLGPKGMDKMLVDSGGSVVVTNDGVTILKEMDIDHPAANMIVEVSETQEEEVGDGTTSAVVVAGELLDQAEELLDQDIHATTLAQGYRQAAEKAKEILEEEAIEVSSDDRDTLVEIAETAMTGKGAENSKDLLAELVVDAVIAVQDDDGIDTENVSVEKVVGSSIDQSELVEGVIVDKERVDENMPFAVEDANVALFDGAIEVKETEIDAEVNVTDPDQLQQFLDQEEAQLREMVDHLVDIDADVVFVGDGIDDMAQHYLAQEGILAVRRAKSGDLKRLARATGGRVVSNLDDIESDDLGFAGSVAQKDIGGDERIFVEDVEEAKSVTLILRGGTEHVVDEVERAIEDSLGVVRTTLLDGQVLPGGGAPEAELALQLRDFADSVGGREQLAVEAFADALEVVPRTLAENAGLDPIDSLVDLRSRHDGGEFGAGLDAYTGDVIDMEAEGVVEPLRVKTQAIESATEAAVMILRIDDVIAAGDLKGGGSDDGGDEGGPGGAPGGMGGMGGMGGMGGAM; translated from the coding sequence ATGATCGTACTTTCCGAGGAGTCGCAGCGAACATCCGGAAAGGACGCTCAGAACATGAACATCACGGCCGGCAAGGCGGTCGCGGAGTCCGTCCGCACCACGCTCGGCCCGAAAGGGATGGACAAGATGCTCGTCGACTCCGGCGGGTCGGTCGTCGTCACGAACGACGGCGTCACGATTCTGAAGGAGATGGACATCGACCACCCGGCGGCCAACATGATCGTCGAGGTCAGCGAGACGCAGGAGGAGGAAGTCGGCGACGGCACCACCTCCGCGGTCGTGGTCGCCGGTGAGCTGCTCGATCAGGCCGAGGAGCTGCTCGATCAGGACATCCACGCGACGACCCTCGCACAGGGGTACCGTCAGGCCGCCGAGAAGGCCAAGGAGATTCTCGAAGAGGAGGCCATCGAGGTCTCCTCGGACGACCGCGACACGCTCGTCGAGATCGCCGAGACGGCGATGACCGGCAAGGGCGCAGAGAACTCCAAGGACCTCCTCGCTGAGCTCGTCGTCGACGCGGTCATCGCGGTGCAGGACGACGACGGCATCGACACGGAGAACGTCTCCGTCGAGAAGGTCGTCGGCAGCTCGATCGACCAGTCCGAGCTCGTCGAGGGCGTCATCGTCGACAAAGAGCGCGTCGACGAGAACATGCCCTTCGCCGTCGAGGACGCGAACGTGGCCCTGTTCGACGGCGCCATCGAAGTCAAGGAGACGGAGATCGACGCCGAGGTCAACGTCACCGACCCCGACCAGCTCCAGCAGTTCCTCGACCAGGAGGAAGCGCAGCTCCGCGAGATGGTCGACCACCTCGTCGACATCGACGCCGACGTCGTCTTCGTCGGTGACGGCATCGACGACATGGCCCAGCACTACCTCGCGCAGGAGGGCATCCTCGCCGTCCGCCGCGCGAAGTCCGGCGACCTCAAACGCCTCGCCCGCGCGACGGGCGGCCGCGTCGTCTCCAACCTCGACGACATCGAGTCGGACGACCTCGGCTTCGCCGGCTCCGTCGCCCAGAAGGACATCGGCGGCGACGAGCGCATCTTCGTCGAGGACGTCGAAGAGGCGAAGTCCGTCACCCTCATCCTCCGCGGCGGCACCGAACACGTCGTCGACGAAGTCGAGCGCGCCATCGAGGACTCGCTCGGCGTCGTCCGCACGACGCTGCTCGACGGGCAGGTCCTGCCCGGCGGCGGCGCTCCCGAGGCCGAGCTCGCGCTGCAACTCCGCGACTTCGCCGACTCCGTCGGCGGCCGCGAGCAGCTCGCAGTCGAGGCGTTCGCCGACGCGCTGGAAGTCGTCCCGCGCACCCTCGCCGAGAACGCCGGGCTCGACCCCATCGACTCGCTCGTCGACCTCCGCTCCCGCCACGACGGCGGCGAGTTCGGCGCCGGTCTCGACGCCTACACGGGCGACGTGATCGACATGGAGGCCGAGGGCGTCGTGGAGCCGCTCCGCGTCAAGACCCAGGCCATCGAGTCCGCCACCGAGGCGGCCGTCATGATCCTGCGCATCGACGACGTCATCGCGGCCGGCGACCTCAAGGGCGGCGGCTCCGACGACGGCGGCGACGAGGGCGGCCCCGGCGGCGCGCCCGGCGGCATGGGCGGCATGGGCGGCATGGGCGGCATGGGCGGTGCGATGTGA
- a CDS encoding M20 family metallopeptidase, whose protein sequence is MDFDMRAFAADCCRFASTAGEEAAVAEFVERELDALGFETYTWDADPDLLADHSSFPDDLDEAALAGRRSVAGVLTLGGDGDAGGADGDGPTGDDASDDVPTIVLNGHIDVVPAEPAEWSSDPFEPAWGTDEDGRETLTARGAADMKSGVAACVGAAVDLRESVAAGDLDLPSAGLRVVVEAVAGEEDGGYGAATAALANPYPFERDAVVVAEPTELRPVVACEGSLMARLELTGRSAHAATRWRGEDVLPRFEAIREAFADLETERGETVDHSLFGEFPVPWPVVCGRVEAGSWASTVPSTLSAEFRIGVAPGETVSEVEATFRERLREVADDDPWLREHPPTFERFSVQFEPAEIAVDEPIVEAARAGLTAVGLPDPEPTGATYGADSRHYVAAGIPTVLLGPGTITEAHYPDETIVWEEVERGREALAATVGAFATDHSGVDAK, encoded by the coding sequence ATGGACTTCGACATGCGCGCGTTCGCCGCCGACTGCTGCCGGTTCGCCTCCACGGCCGGCGAGGAGGCCGCCGTCGCCGAGTTCGTCGAACGCGAACTCGACGCGCTGGGGTTCGAGACGTACACGTGGGACGCCGACCCGGACCTGCTCGCCGACCACTCCTCCTTCCCGGACGACCTCGACGAGGCGGCGCTCGCGGGGCGACGGAGCGTCGCCGGCGTCCTCACGCTGGGCGGCGACGGCGACGCGGGCGGCGCAGACGGCGACGGCCCGACCGGAGACGACGCGAGCGACGACGTCCCCACCATCGTTTTAAACGGCCACATCGACGTGGTGCCGGCCGAGCCCGCCGAGTGGTCGAGCGACCCCTTCGAGCCGGCGTGGGGGACCGACGAGGACGGCCGCGAGACCCTCACCGCCCGCGGCGCCGCGGACATGAAGTCGGGGGTGGCGGCGTGCGTCGGCGCGGCCGTCGACCTGCGCGAGTCGGTCGCGGCGGGCGACCTCGACCTCCCGTCGGCCGGGCTCCGGGTCGTCGTCGAAGCCGTCGCCGGCGAGGAGGACGGCGGGTACGGCGCCGCGACCGCGGCGCTCGCGAACCCCTACCCCTTCGAGCGCGACGCCGTCGTCGTCGCGGAGCCGACGGAGTTGCGCCCCGTGGTCGCCTGCGAGGGGTCGCTGATGGCGCGGCTGGAGCTGACCGGGCGGAGCGCCCACGCAGCGACGCGGTGGCGGGGCGAGGACGTGCTCCCGCGGTTCGAGGCGATCCGGGAGGCGTTCGCCGACCTGGAGACCGAACGCGGCGAGACGGTCGATCACTCCCTGTTCGGCGAGTTCCCGGTCCCGTGGCCCGTCGTCTGCGGACGCGTCGAGGCCGGGTCGTGGGCCTCGACGGTCCCGTCGACGCTGTCCGCCGAGTTCCGGATCGGCGTGGCGCCCGGCGAGACGGTGAGTGAGGTGGAGGCGACGTTCCGCGAGCGGTTACGCGAGGTGGCCGACGACGACCCGTGGCTCCGCGAGCACCCGCCGACGTTCGAGCGCTTCTCGGTGCAGTTCGAGCCGGCGGAGATTGCCGTCGACGAGCCGATAGTCGAGGCGGCGCGGGCGGGGCTCACCGCGGTCGGGCTCCCCGACCCGGAGCCGACCGGAGCGACCTACGGGGCCGACTCCAGGCACTACGTCGCGGCCGGCATCCCGACGGTCCTGCTCGGACCGGGGACGATAACGGAGGCGCACTACCCGGACGAGACGATCGTGTGGGAGGAAGTCGAGCGCGGGCGAGAGGCGCTCGCGGCGACGGTCGGTGCGTTCGCGACCGATCACTCGGGCGTCGACGCGAAGTAG
- the pheT gene encoding phenylalanine--tRNA ligase subunit beta → MPVVDIDTDELRGLTGRTDTTDEEFKKDLFGLGLEFEGETDDGLLQFEFAPDRLDRLSVEGVARSLRYHYGDDRGVYVPETNDAEWTIEVDESVPDERPYVTGAVIRGVDLDEGALDSLIQLQEKLHATMGRGRAKGAIGIHDLAMVKGAPLQEGAEPSISYRGVDPDGVTFVPLDANDELTPNQVLDDHATGQTYADLVEDLDRYPAIYDELGLFSFPPVINGKRTEVTTGSRELLVELTGTDQWTIDRMCSIICYALSARGATIEEVEVNYTDGATAPSEYGAELVRPNLDTDEKSVTHDRIETLLGVDFEPEEIVDCFERAGLDATYTLDEDVTYEVEIPPYRVDVLHPLDLVDDVGRAYGFDNLEPRYPDVGTVGGRHERSRLEDAVRTSLVGLGFEDLLNFHMTSGRENYDRMHVEPGTDAFGGGEPVAITEPYSEEYTQLRTWALPSLLMLLERNTHNAYPQDVAEVGFAAERDDAANTNVAERRHVAGAVARRDASYEAAKGRLQSVCDDFGADLETPRTEHPSFIEGRTAAVVIDGETVGVIGEVDPAVLVEHDLEVPVAAFEFHLDALRA, encoded by the coding sequence ATGCCCGTCGTCGACATCGACACCGACGAGCTGCGCGGACTCACCGGCCGCACGGACACGACCGACGAGGAGTTTAAAAAGGACCTGTTCGGGCTGGGCTTGGAGTTCGAAGGGGAGACCGACGACGGCCTCCTCCAGTTCGAGTTCGCGCCGGACCGGCTCGACCGGCTCTCGGTCGAGGGCGTCGCGCGCTCGCTCCGCTACCACTACGGCGACGACCGCGGCGTCTACGTCCCCGAGACGAACGACGCCGAGTGGACCATCGAGGTCGACGAGTCAGTCCCGGACGAGCGCCCCTACGTGACCGGCGCCGTGATCCGCGGCGTCGACCTCGACGAGGGCGCGCTCGACTCGCTGATCCAACTCCAAGAGAAACTGCACGCGACGATGGGTCGCGGTCGCGCGAAAGGCGCCATCGGCATCCACGACCTCGCGATGGTGAAGGGCGCGCCGCTCCAAGAGGGCGCGGAGCCGTCTATCTCCTACCGCGGCGTCGACCCCGACGGGGTCACCTTCGTCCCGCTCGACGCCAACGACGAGTTGACGCCGAACCAGGTACTCGACGACCACGCCACGGGCCAGACGTACGCCGACCTCGTCGAAGACCTCGACCGCTACCCCGCGATCTACGACGAGCTCGGGCTCTTTTCGTTCCCGCCCGTCATCAACGGTAAGCGCACCGAAGTGACGACGGGCTCTCGCGAACTGCTCGTCGAGCTCACCGGCACCGACCAGTGGACGATAGACCGGATGTGTTCGATCATCTGTTACGCCCTCTCCGCCCGCGGCGCGACCATCGAGGAGGTCGAGGTCAACTACACCGACGGCGCGACCGCGCCGAGCGAGTACGGGGCCGAACTGGTCCGCCCGAACCTCGACACCGACGAGAAGTCGGTGACACACGACCGCATCGAGACCCTGCTCGGGGTCGACTTCGAGCCCGAGGAGATCGTCGACTGCTTCGAACGCGCCGGTCTCGACGCCACCTACACGCTCGACGAGGACGTGACCTACGAGGTCGAGATTCCGCCGTACCGCGTCGACGTGCTCCACCCGCTCGATCTGGTCGACGACGTGGGGCGCGCCTACGGCTTCGACAACCTGGAGCCGCGCTACCCCGACGTGGGGACGGTCGGCGGGCGCCACGAGCGCTCGCGGCTGGAGGACGCGGTCCGGACGAGCCTCGTCGGTCTGGGCTTCGAGGACCTGCTGAACTTCCACATGACGAGCGGGAGAGAGAACTACGACCGCATGCACGTCGAACCGGGAACCGACGCCTTCGGCGGCGGCGAGCCGGTCGCGATCACGGAGCCGTACAGCGAGGAGTACACCCAACTCCGGACGTGGGCGCTCCCCTCGCTGCTCATGCTGCTCGAACGCAACACCCACAACGCGTACCCGCAGGACGTCGCCGAGGTCGGCTTCGCGGCCGAGCGCGACGACGCGGCGAACACGAACGTCGCCGAGCGCCGCCACGTCGCCGGCGCGGTCGCCCGGCGCGACGCCTCCTACGAGGCCGCGAAGGGGCGCCTGCAGTCGGTCTGTGACGACTTCGGCGCCGATCTGGAGACGCCGCGAACCGAACACCCCTCCTTCATCGAGGGCCGGACCGCCGCGGTCGTGATCGACGGCGAGACGGTCGGTGTCATCGGCGAGGTCGACCCCGCCGTCCTCGTCGAACACGACTTGGAAGTTCCCGTCGCCGCCTTCGAGTTCCACCTCGACGCGCTGCGCGCGTAA
- a CDS encoding lactate utilization protein, translated as MPQQKADYADDTEIDAELDELPDDETVAETVANLEERGFDVVVVDDADEALDAVRSQIPAGVSVMNGHSTTLEEIGFDEFLSEGDHEWESLPDQIWSIDDDAERQTARRESQTADYFLGGINAVAQTGELVAADLSGSRIGAYPFAAGNVVIVTGTNKIVPTLSDAFDRLESVAYPLENERAQEAYGVESAIAKQLVYRRETEEGRTTVVLVREQLGY; from the coding sequence ATGCCACAGCAGAAGGCCGACTACGCAGACGACACCGAGATCGACGCGGAACTGGACGAGCTTCCCGACGACGAGACCGTCGCAGAGACCGTCGCGAACCTAGAGGAGCGCGGCTTCGACGTGGTCGTCGTCGACGACGCCGACGAGGCGCTCGACGCGGTCCGGTCACAGATCCCCGCGGGCGTCTCCGTGATGAACGGGCACTCGACGACGCTCGAAGAGATCGGCTTCGACGAGTTCCTGAGCGAGGGCGACCACGAGTGGGAGAGCCTCCCCGACCAGATCTGGAGTATCGACGACGACGCCGAGCGACAGACCGCACGCCGGGAGTCGCAGACGGCCGACTACTTCCTCGGCGGTATTAACGCGGTCGCACAGACGGGCGAACTCGTCGCCGCCGACCTCTCCGGGAGCCGGATCGGGGCGTACCCGTTCGCCGCCGGCAACGTGGTGATCGTCACCGGGACGAACAAGATCGTCCCGACGCTCTCGGACGCCTTCGACCGGCTGGAGTCGGTCGCGTACCCGCTGGAAAACGAGCGCGCACAGGAGGCGTACGGCGTCGAGTCGGCGATCGCCAAACAGCTCGTCTACCGGCGCGAGACCGAGGAGGGCCGGACGACGGTCGTTCTCGTGCGCGAACAGCTCGGGTACTGA